A genome region from Tolypothrix sp. PCC 7712 includes the following:
- a CDS encoding glycosyltransferase, which yields MATIVIHSSGTLGDHLPYIALGESLQARGHKVRMAMNDSMHNYVLQSGLEAVSCGISMGEKEAQKGAEDWDEWHPHSKSFAERVEQMQKFFKYDIPLVFEQLLAACAGADLLICGLQRQVFGTMIQHKLGIPWVATSVAPADQCADSGNQLGNKMQIMRFCTATLEEIYKDLGVLEMDWLEHTRTGHAILGSSPHFSQLNSENSYYQQTGFWFYEDPTWKDWQPDDQLRQFVEQSSKPLVLSFSSLPLKDARAVLEVHVRAAAKLGRRILIHRGWANFNETLLPEDCDRELVMFVDFIPQDWLFSRAAAIIHHGGIGTIARALRNNCPMVVEPYGNDQFFNAKRVMALKVGTAMCPYKITPDNLAQVLEKKVLTDEVKENTQALGAKVGEEKGLETACNLIASWM from the coding sequence ATGGCAACAATTGTTATTCATAGCTCGGGGACTTTGGGCGACCATTTACCCTATATTGCACTGGGGGAATCGTTACAAGCAAGAGGGCATAAAGTCCGCATGGCTATGAATGATTCTATGCATAATTATGTGCTGCAATCAGGATTAGAAGCAGTCTCTTGTGGCATATCTATGGGAGAAAAAGAGGCGCAAAAGGGAGCAGAAGATTGGGATGAATGGCACCCTCATTCTAAATCTTTTGCCGAAAGAGTTGAGCAAATGCAAAAGTTCTTTAAATATGATATTCCTCTTGTTTTTGAACAATTACTAGCAGCTTGTGCTGGTGCCGACCTCTTAATCTGTGGGTTACAACGTCAAGTGTTCGGGACGATGATTCAGCATAAATTAGGGATTCCTTGGGTTGCTACCTCTGTTGCACCAGCTGACCAGTGTGCAGATTCTGGTAATCAGTTAGGTAATAAAATGCAAATTATGCGCTTCTGTACAGCGACCTTAGAGGAGATTTATAAGGATTTAGGGGTGCTAGAGATGGACTGGCTGGAGCATACTAGAACAGGACATGCCATCTTAGGTTCTAGTCCTCATTTTTCTCAACTCAATTCTGAAAATTCTTACTACCAGCAAACGGGCTTTTGGTTTTATGAAGACCCTACATGGAAAGATTGGCAACCTGATGATCAGTTGCGACAATTTGTAGAGCAATCATCTAAACCATTAGTTTTATCTTTTAGTAGTTTACCACTCAAAGATGCTCGAGCTGTATTAGAAGTTCATGTACGAGCTGCTGCCAAGTTAGGACGGAGAATTTTAATTCACCGGGGGTGGGCTAATTTTAATGAAACCTTATTACCGGAAGACTGCGATCGCGAATTAGTAATGTTTGTTGACTTTATACCCCAAGATTGGCTGTTTTCGCGCGCAGCTGCAATTATTCATCATGGAGGTATAGGCACAATTGCCAGAGCATTACGGAATAATTGCCCTATGGTCGTAGAACCCTACGGTAATGACCAATTTTTCAATGCCAAGCGTGTTATGGCATTAAAAGTTGGTACAGCCATGTGCCCATACAAAATAACTCCCGATAACCTAGCCCAAGTGTTAGAAAAAAAAGTGCTAACCGATGAAGTTAAGGAAAATACTCAAGCTCTTGGTGCCAAAGTCGGCGAAGAAAAAGGTTTGGAAACAGCTTGTAATTTAATCGCATCTTGGATGTAG
- a CDS encoding glycosyltransferase yields MATIVISSTGTDGDHLPYIALGEALQARGHKVRMAFRESMRSHITKAGLEAICCGKDLVEEEARKDAADWDGWQPPSTSGQERYDKMVDYLQHEIPVVFQALLAACKDADLLICGLQRQLLGAMIEKKIGTPWVAASVTPAFQCSEIGHHNISNRSEVVSLFLPILKEVFTKLEVEEINWLEYHKTEHAILGSSSHFSQPTLENSHYKQTGFWFYENPDWQNWQPDEQLQEFVETSPKPLVLSFSSIPVTNPKSVLEVHVHAAAILGRRIVVQRGWANFNETLLPNDINRESVMFTEFMPQDWLLSHAAAFIHHGGVGTIARALRNDCPMLVEPLGNDQFFNAKRVLSLKVGTAMHPHKLTPDGLARVLETKVLNDEVKQNTQVIGAKIREDKGLVTACQVIESWLP; encoded by the coding sequence ATGGCGACAATTGTTATTTCTAGTACAGGAACAGATGGCGACCATTTACCTTATATAGCTCTAGGAGAAGCTTTACAAGCTAGGGGACATAAAGTTCGCATGGCGTTTAGGGAATCTATGAGGTCTCATATAACCAAAGCAGGGTTAGAAGCAATCTGTTGTGGTAAAGACTTAGTAGAAGAGGAAGCACGAAAAGATGCGGCAGATTGGGATGGATGGCAGCCACCTTCAACATCGGGTCAAGAAAGATACGATAAAATGGTTGATTACCTACAACACGAAATTCCTGTCGTTTTTCAAGCCTTATTAGCAGCCTGTAAAGATGCCGATTTATTAATTTGTGGATTACAACGGCAACTATTGGGAGCTATGATTGAGAAAAAAATAGGAACTCCTTGGGTTGCAGCTTCAGTTACACCAGCTTTTCAATGTTCAGAAATAGGACACCACAACATTAGTAATAGGTCAGAAGTTGTATCATTATTTTTGCCAATTTTAAAAGAAGTTTTTACCAAGTTAGAAGTAGAGGAAATCAACTGGCTCGAGTATCATAAAACAGAACATGCAATATTAGGCTCTAGTTCTCATTTTTCTCAACCGACTCTGGAAAATTCCCACTATAAACAAACTGGCTTTTGGTTTTATGAAAATCCAGATTGGCAGAACTGGCAACCTGACGAGCAGTTACAAGAGTTTGTGGAAACATCACCAAAACCTTTAGTCTTATCTTTTAGCAGTATTCCCGTAACTAATCCAAAATCCGTCTTAGAAGTTCATGTTCATGCTGCTGCAATATTGGGGCGAAGAATTGTAGTTCAACGAGGTTGGGCTAATTTTAATGAAACCCTATTGCCTAATGATATAAATCGCGAATCTGTGATGTTTACTGAATTTATGCCGCAAGATTGGCTACTTTCTCATGCAGCTGCTTTCATACATCATGGTGGTGTAGGTACAATAGCCAGGGCATTACGAAATGATTGTCCCATGCTTGTAGAACCCCTAGGCAACGACCAATTTTTTAATGCCAAGCGAGTTCTGTCTTTAAAAGTTGGCACAGCAATGCATCCACACAAATTAACCCCCGATGGTTTAGCTAGGGTTCTCGAAACAAAAGTACTAAACGATGAAGTCAAGCAAAATACTCAGGTAATAGGTGCCAAAATTAGGGAAGATAAAGGTTTAGTAACTGCTTGTCAGGTTATAGAATCATGGCTACCATAA